Proteins from one Salaquimonas pukyongi genomic window:
- a CDS encoding AtpZ/AtpI family protein, translating into MAKSGKHSRPKGRPGTGLEQRLESLEDRLDERRPRENKADKGSGPGDTKSGFAIALRLSSEFISAILVGAGIGYLLDTFVGTTPWGMIVFLLIGFAAGVVNVLRSSGELSDPYSSVWAPKEENTNGNSPGVHPDEKKE; encoded by the coding sequence ATGGCAAAAAGCGGAAAACACAGCAGGCCGAAGGGCAGGCCAGGCACTGGGCTGGAGCAGCGCCTTGAATCGCTCGAAGACCGCCTCGATGAGCGGCGTCCGCGGGAGAATAAGGCTGACAAGGGATCGGGCCCCGGCGATACAAAGTCGGGATTCGCCATCGCCCTCAGACTATCGAGCGAGTTTATCTCGGCGATATTGGTGGGAGCGGGGATCGGATATCTGCTTGATACCTTCGTTGGGACCACGCCCTGGGGGATGATTGTCTTCCTCCTGATCGGGTTTGCTGCCGGTGTTGTAAACGTGCTGCGGTCCTCTGGTGAGCTTTCGGATCCGTACAGCTCGGTCTGGGCGCCGAAAGAAGAGAACACGAACGGGAATTCACCGGGTGTGCACCCGGATGAAAAAAAGGAATAA
- a CDS encoding F0F1 ATP synthase subunit A, with protein sequence MANDPIHQFHLNKLIPLEIGGVDFSFTNSSLFMVATVAATAGFMIWATSGRGLIPTRAQSVAEIAYEFSSNMLRDAAGSEGMRFFPFVFSLFLFILVANLLGMFPYFFTITSHIIVTAALALLVFATVLISGISRHGLGFFKLFVPSGVPGWLLPLVVAIEVISFLTRPISHSVRLFANMLAGHITLKVFAGFVVSLSALGVAGVAGAILPMLMTVALTALEFLVAFLQAYVFAMLTCMYINDAIHPGGH encoded by the coding sequence GTGGCGAACGATCCAATTCACCAGTTCCACCTGAACAAGCTGATCCCGCTTGAAATCGGCGGCGTGGACTTCTCCTTTACCAATTCTTCCCTGTTCATGGTTGCCACCGTTGCCGCGACTGCGGGCTTCATGATCTGGGCTACCAGCGGGCGCGGCCTGATCCCGACGCGGGCGCAGTCGGTTGCCGAAATTGCCTATGAGTTTTCTTCCAACATGCTGCGCGATGCGGCGGGTTCGGAAGGCATGCGGTTCTTCCCGTTTGTCTTCTCGCTGTTTTTGTTCATTCTGGTCGCCAATCTGCTGGGCATGTTCCCCTACTTCTTCACCATAACAAGCCACATCATCGTGACGGCCGCGCTGGCGCTGCTGGTGTTCGCAACCGTGCTGATTTCCGGCATTTCGCGCCACGGGCTTGGCTTTTTCAAGCTGTTTGTGCCTTCCGGGGTGCCGGGCTGGCTGCTGCCGCTGGTGGTGGCCATTGAGGTCATCTCGTTTCTGACCCGCCCGATCAGCCATTCGGTTCGCCTTTTCGCCAACATGCTGGCAGGCCATATCACTTTGAAAGTGTTTGCCGGCTTTGTTGTCAGCCTCAGTGCGCTGGGCGTTGCCGGTGTTGCCGGCGCCATCCTGCCGATGCTGATGACCGTCGCGCTGACCGCACTCGAATTCCTGGTCGCATTCCTGCAGGCCTATGTGTTTGCGATGCTGACCTGCATGTACATCAACGACGCCATTCACCCGGGAGGGCACTAG
- a CDS encoding F0F1 ATP synthase subunit C has product MEAEAAKLIGAGLAAIGTGAAGIGVGNLFGQFLQGALRNPSAADGQFGRLIFGFAVTEALGIFALLIALLLLFAV; this is encoded by the coding sequence ATGGAAGCTGAAGCAGCAAAACTGATCGGAGCGGGCCTTGCAGCCATTGGTACTGGTGCTGCCGGTATCGGCGTGGGTAACCTGTTCGGCCAATTCCTTCAGGGCGCCCTGCGCAACCCCTCGGCAGCCGACGGCCAGTTCGGCCGCCTGATCTTCGGCTTTGCCGTGACCGAGGCACTCGGCATCTTTGCGCTGCTGATCGCCCTGCTGCTGCTGTTCGCAGTCTAG
- a CDS encoding F0F1 ATP synthase subunit B, protein MLVSAALAATTEASHDAGSAGVFPPFDSSTFASQLLWLIITFGIFYYLMSKVIIPRLSGILGTRRDRIARDLDEAQRLKEDSDAALAAYEQELAEARKNAGNIAQEAREKAKTEAEAQRSKAEASLNEKLAGAEKQIATIKTKALAEVDGIAADTAAEIVRQLVGGTVSKAEITKAVSAAAGK, encoded by the coding sequence ATGCTAGTTTCAGCCGCACTTGCAGCAACCACCGAAGCCTCGCACGATGCAGGAAGCGCCGGCGTGTTCCCGCCGTTCGACTCCTCCACCTTCGCTTCCCAGTTGCTGTGGCTTATCATCACGTTCGGCATCTTCTACTATCTGATGTCCAAGGTGATCATCCCGCGTCTTTCCGGCATTCTCGGCACCCGCCGCGACCGCATCGCCCGCGACCTCGACGAGGCCCAGCGCCTCAAGGAGGATTCCGATGCTGCCCTTGCCGCCTATGAGCAGGAACTGGCAGAAGCGCGCAAGAACGCCGGCAACATTGCCCAGGAAGCCCGCGAGAAGGCAAAGACGGAAGCAGAGGCCCAGCGCAGCAAGGCGGAAGCTTCGCTCAACGAGAAGCTGGCCGGTGCGGAAAAGCAGATTGCCACGATCAAGACAAAGGCACTGGCGGAAGTCGATGGAATTGCCGCTGACACGGCCGCCGAAATCGTGCGCCAGCTGGTCGGCGGCACGGTGAGCAAGGCAGAAATCACCAAGGCGGTGTCTGCCGCTGCCGGCAAGTGA
- a CDS encoding F0F1 ATP synthase subunit B — protein MDATFWALIALIIFLGIVAYLKVPGMLTKNLDERAEKIRNDLEEARRLREEAQELLADYQRKRKEAEQEASDIIAAAERDAELMAREAEEKTADFVARRTAMAEQKIAQAQAQAVADVRASAVEIAVAAAGKIVEGKVSGATADKLIKDSIAEVKARLN, from the coding sequence ATGGACGCAACCTTTTGGGCCCTAATTGCCCTGATCATTTTTCTCGGCATCGTCGCCTATCTGAAGGTGCCGGGCATGCTCACCAAAAACCTCGATGAGCGTGCGGAGAAGATTCGCAACGATCTGGAGGAAGCCCGCCGCCTGCGTGAGGAAGCGCAGGAACTGCTGGCCGACTATCAGCGCAAGCGCAAGGAAGCCGAGCAGGAAGCGAGCGACATCATTGCCGCTGCCGAGCGTGATGCGGAACTGATGGCCAGGGAAGCGGAAGAAAAAACCGCCGACTTCGTTGCCCGCCGCACCGCCATGGCCGAGCAGAAAATTGCCCAGGCCCAGGCTCAGGCCGTTGCCGATGTACGCGCTTCGGCCGTCGAGATTGCCGTCGCTGCGGCAGGCAAGATCGTCGAGGGCAAGGTTTCCGGGGCCACCGCCGACAAGCTGATCAAGGATTCGATTGCCGAAGTAAAAGCGCGGCTCAACTGA
- a CDS encoding ribonuclease HII, translating to MLHPERPSTDQTAGFRHGPDYTLEAGLAEKGYQLIAGADEAGRGPLAGPVVAAAVVLNPDDIPSGLNDSKKLTAKRREELFDEIAVASRAVCWHAANHATIDRINIRQASLRAMAMALGGLQTGCDHALIDGRDVPPGLSVPALAVIKGDGRSLSIAAASIVAKVMRDRMMLRADIKFPAFGFAGHKGYGSARHLAAIREQGPCPLHRHSFSPMKDA from the coding sequence ATGCTGCATCCTGAACGCCCCTCGACCGATCAGACCGCAGGGTTCCGCCACGGGCCCGACTATACTCTGGAAGCAGGTCTTGCAGAAAAGGGATACCAGCTTATTGCCGGTGCCGATGAAGCGGGGCGCGGCCCGCTGGCCGGACCTGTTGTGGCCGCTGCGGTTGTTTTGAACCCGGATGATATTCCATCGGGCCTGAACGACTCAAAGAAGCTGACCGCCAAACGCCGCGAAGAATTATTCGATGAAATTGCCGTGGCCAGCCGGGCAGTATGCTGGCACGCCGCCAACCATGCCACCATCGACCGCATCAACATCCGCCAGGCCAGTCTGCGGGCCATGGCCATGGCGCTCGGCGGTCTTCAAACCGGCTGTGACCATGCCCTGATTGACGGGCGCGACGTGCCGCCCGGACTATCGGTCCCTGCCCTTGCCGTCATAAAGGGTGATGGGCGCAGCCTGTCGATTGCTGCTGCCTCTATCGTTGCCAAGGTGATGCGCGACCGGATGATGTTGCGGGCGGATATCAAATTTCCGGCGTTCGGATTTGCCGGTCACAAGGGATACGGGTCTGCCAGACATCTGGCAGCAATAAGGGAACAAGGCCCCTGCCCGCTGCACCGGCACAGCTTCTCCCCCATGAAGGACGCCTGA
- a CDS encoding PA0069 family radical SAM protein has translation MAQNEAHGRETADRGVMEPNTVSAERTVSAERTVLAHRTFMDRSRIARSGHWRGLNTHDGSEKLAELRSRGRGAALNPSGRFEPISRHVFDDGWQTLDELPPFKTEVYEEKAKKIITKNTSPDISFDRSINPYRGCEHGCVYCFARPAHAYMGLSAGLDFESKLFAKQDAAELLERELSKKGYKPKLIAIGTNTDPYQPIEKERRIMRSLLEVLESANHPVGIVTKSALVTRDIDILSRMAKKGLVKVALSITTLDRRLARAMEPRASTPTLRLKAISDLSEAGIPASVMVAPVIPALTDHEMERILDSARGAGACEAGYILLRLPQEVSPLFRDWLLKHYPDRYRHVMNLLKSMRGGKDYDAQWGKRMRGGGPYALQLGRRFEVAARKLGFNQERRMLRTDLFSAPEENEAQLALF, from the coding sequence ATGGCGCAAAACGAAGCGCATGGCAGGGAAACGGCGGACAGGGGCGTCATGGAGCCCAATACCGTTTCGGCAGAGCGGACCGTTTCGGCAGAGCGGACAGTTCTGGCGCATCGCACCTTCATGGACCGTTCCCGCATTGCCCGATCCGGGCACTGGCGGGGCCTCAATACCCATGATGGCAGCGAAAAGCTTGCCGAACTGCGCTCAAGGGGACGCGGCGCGGCGCTCAATCCCTCCGGCCGCTTTGAGCCGATCAGCCGGCATGTTTTTGACGATGGCTGGCAGACGCTGGACGAACTGCCGCCCTTCAAGACCGAAGTCTATGAGGAGAAGGCGAAAAAGATCATCACAAAAAACACGTCACCCGACATCTCCTTTGACCGGTCCATCAACCCTTATCGCGGCTGCGAACATGGCTGCGTCTACTGCTTTGCCCGGCCTGCCCATGCCTATATGGGGCTTTCGGCCGGACTGGATTTTGAATCAAAACTGTTTGCCAAGCAGGACGCAGCGGAACTGCTGGAGCGCGAACTGTCGAAAAAGGGATACAAGCCGAAACTGATTGCCATTGGCACCAATACCGATCCCTATCAGCCGATCGAGAAGGAACGGCGCATCATGCGCTCACTTCTGGAAGTGCTGGAAAGTGCCAACCATCCGGTGGGCATCGTCACCAAATCGGCGCTCGTGACCCGTGACATCGACATTCTGTCGCGGATGGCAAAAAAGGGGCTCGTCAAAGTGGCCTTGTCCATCACGACGCTTGACCGGAGGCTGGCACGCGCCATGGAGCCGAGGGCCTCAACGCCAACGCTCAGGCTCAAGGCGATCAGCGACCTTTCCGAGGCCGGCATTCCGGCTTCGGTGATGGTGGCGCCGGTAATTCCCGCGCTGACCGATCACGAAATGGAACGTATTCTCGATTCGGCCCGTGGCGCGGGCGCCTGCGAAGCCGGGTATATTCTGCTGCGCCTGCCGCAGGAGGTCAGCCCGCTGTTTCGCGACTGGCTGCTCAAGCATTATCCTGACCGTTACCGCCATGTGATGAACCTGCTGAAGTCGATGCGCGGCGGCAAGGACTATGATGCACAATGGGGCAAGCGGATGCGCGGCGGCGGACCCTATGCCCTGCAACTCGGCCGCCGCTTTGAGGTTGCTGCCCGCAAGCTCGGCTTCAATCAGGAGCGCCGGATGCTAAGGACAGATCTGTTTTCAGCGCCCGAGGAAAACGAGGCCCAACTGGCGCTGTTTTGA
- the moaB gene encoding molybdenum cofactor biosynthesis protein B gives MNRIDENRPFVPVGIAVLTVSDTRSMEEDRSGATLVERLEKAGHTLIDRAIVKDDIPAIQEKVKAWSRQEDVDVIITTGGTGFTGRDVTPDALEPLFEKTMDGFSAIFHRISYEKIGTSTIQSRATGGVMNATYVFCLPGSPGACKDAWDGILGLQLDYRHMPCNFVEIMPRLDEHLKRGKG, from the coding sequence ATGAACCGCATTGATGAAAACCGTCCTTTTGTTCCCGTGGGCATTGCCGTCCTTACCGTGTCCGACACGCGCAGCATGGAAGAAGACCGCTCGGGTGCAACGCTCGTCGAACGGCTCGAAAAGGCCGGTCACACCCTGATCGACAGGGCCATCGTCAAGGACGATATTCCCGCCATCCAGGAAAAGGTGAAAGCCTGGTCCAGGCAGGAGGATGTGGATGTGATCATCACCACCGGCGGCACCGGCTTTACCGGGCGCGATGTGACACCCGATGCGCTCGAGCCGCTGTTTGAAAAGACCATGGACGGCTTTTCGGCCATCTTTCACCGCATCAGCTATGAGAAGATCGGGACCTCCACCATCCAGTCACGGGCGACCGGCGGCGTGATGAATGCCACCTATGTCTTCTGTTTGCCGGGATCGCCCGGTGCCTGCAAGGATGCCTGGGACGGCATTCTTGGCCTGCAGCTCGATTACCGCCACATGCCCTGCAATTTCGTGGAGATCATGCCGCGACTGGATGAGCATCTCAAACGCGGCAAGGGCTGA
- a CDS encoding 4-(cytidine 5'-diphospho)-2-C-methyl-D-erythritol kinase, which yields MSSAISCTAPAKINLALHVTGERQDGYHSLESLVVFCRPADELELQWGKGGEKPALKTTGPFAAALGGNDNLILKAAALLRRRFPEAFAAAGGLCFALEKNLPVASGIGGGSADAAATLLVLRHALGIPVSDSALMTLGAEIGSDVPMCLSSSSLIARGRGTDLEPAANLPALDLVLVNPAIAVSTPQIFRILKNKQNPPLAALPGQLSQFMLTSWLKEQRNDLQAPAMAAEPVIGNVLRALETSGASLSRMSGSGATCFGIFAHAEAARKAAGTIAAANPGWWVTATQSADFGMDRVFPV from the coding sequence ATGTCGTCAGCCATTTCCTGCACCGCACCAGCAAAAATCAACCTCGCCCTGCACGTTACGGGTGAGCGGCAGGATGGCTATCACAGTCTCGAAAGCCTGGTGGTGTTTTGCCGGCCGGCAGATGAACTTGAACTTCAATGGGGCAAGGGCGGCGAAAAACCCGCGCTAAAAACAACCGGGCCTTTCGCTGCCGCGCTTGGTGGTAACGACAATCTGATCCTGAAGGCTGCGGCGCTGCTTCGGCGCCGTTTCCCTGAAGCCTTTGCTGCGGCAGGCGGGCTCTGTTTTGCCCTGGAAAAGAACCTGCCGGTTGCCAGCGGCATTGGCGGCGGCTCTGCCGATGCGGCGGCCACCTTGTTGGTGCTGCGTCATGCGCTCGGTATCCCCGTCAGCGACAGCGCACTGATGACCCTTGGTGCCGAAATCGGCTCCGATGTGCCGATGTGTCTTTCTTCGTCCTCCCTGATCGCCCGCGGCAGAGGCACCGATCTTGAACCTGCCGCCAATCTGCCGGCCCTCGATCTGGTGCTGGTCAATCCCGCCATTGCGGTTTCAACCCCGCAGATCTTCAGAATCCTGAAGAACAAGCAAAACCCGCCATTGGCCGCCCTGCCCGGTCAACTGAGCCAGTTCATGCTGACAAGCTGGCTCAAAGAGCAGCGAAACGACCTGCAGGCGCCAGCCATGGCCGCCGAACCGGTCATCGGCAACGTCTTGCGGGCGCTCGAAACGTCAGGTGCCAGCCTTTCGCGCATGAGCGGTTCCGGCGCGACCTGTTTCGGCATCTTTGCCCATGCAGAGGCCGCACGGAAGGCCGCCGGCACCATTGCGGCAGCAAACCCCGGCTGGTGGGTCACGGCGACGCAGAGCGCCGATTTCGGCATGGACAGGGTCTTTCCGGTCTGA